A genomic segment from Enoplosus armatus isolate fEnoArm2 chromosome 12, fEnoArm2.hap1, whole genome shotgun sequence encodes:
- the LOC139294436 gene encoding dickkopf-related protein 1-like, with product MQIPSAHRFLAVYLTLFGYLGDVYTGTVLMNSNAIKNLPGVSGSKGSETVSPSPRTSPSGSLGHKLPVDTLQQSGVCTDDEDCGGDEFCNDARGACLPCRKSRKRCARDSMCCTGNRCSNGVCQANDIDGTDASIITGWHKHNNTMEHHAKRPPTAHSHQPHAVKGQEGDTCLRSADCSEGLCCARHFWSRICKPVLTEGQVCTRHRRKGTHGLELFQRCDCGDGMACRPEKGERDHSVSRTAARNLHTCQRR from the exons ATGCAGATACCGTCAGCGCATCGCTTCTTGGCTGTGTATCTCACGCTGTTTGGATACCTTGGGGACGTTTACACGGGGACAGTCCTGATGAACTCCAACGCCATCAAAAACTTGCCCGGTGTTTCGGGTAGCAAAGGCTCCGAGACTGTCAGTCCGAGTCCGCGCACCTCTCCCTCCGGGAGCCTGGGACACAAATTACCGGTTGACACCTTGCAG CAGTCAGGTGTTTGCACGGATGATGAAGACTGCGGAGGCGATGAATTCTGCAACGACGCCCGAGGCGCCTGCCTGCCCTGCCGTAAGAGCCGGAAGCGTTGCGCACGGGACTCCATGTGTTGTACAGGAAACCGCTGCAGCAATG GTGTTTGCCAGGCAAATGACATAGATGGTACAGATGCCTCCATCATCACTGgctggcacaaacacaacaacaccaTGGAGCATCATGCTAAGAGGCCTCCCACTGCCCACAGCCATCAGCCTCATGCTGTGAAAG GCCAGGAGGGGGATACTTGCCTGAGATCCGCAGACTGCTCTGAGGGTCTTTGCTGCGCCAGGCACTTCTGGTCTCGCATCTGTAAGCCTGTGCTGACGGAGGGCCAGGTGTGTACACGCCACCGCAGGAAAGGCACCCATGGCTTGGAGCTGTTCCAGCGCTGCGACTGTGGCGACGGCATGGCCTGCCGACCAGAGAAAGGAGAGCGAGACCACAGTGTCAGCAGGACTGCAGCCCGGAACCTACACACCTGTCAGAGACGCTGA